One Pyrus communis chromosome 4, drPyrComm1.1, whole genome shotgun sequence genomic region harbors:
- the LOC137732480 gene encoding protein PHYTOCHROME KINASE SUBSTRATE 1-like produces the protein MAMVTLKSTSMANISQTFPFENNAANRDASFSSYLSGNEEAFVRKLADQVSKEQQQHNNNNHLGTKKEAADDEEIGVFGAEKYFNGVMDEETSVTSSKSGSSSSTKKYHHNKDKPVSMDHMKIRVQPGTPSVESSLNSQSALLRSASRNPYRTNTSEGHRQRKNFFASLGCNCSCLDKNSVDVDEHIGEISFKKNNHGANTGCSITPIDHKPPGVADIVDEVIVDMNKSKKLDKLGVGSGRENCFAFPTSKYGAGSLPAKMLPFQQAEEEAEKVRKSLEVFGSPVFGKRNKFFALEKKLTMLPWDEFPANSGHVIYNNESDSDASSDLFEIESLTGRANPFLGRQASDAGSVTPTNCYAPSEASIEWSVVTASVADISMMSDFEDHQRPAKMAPNSTNAKARMSKEIPRHRAGALLGCTSQKSVKVAGDAHRSTYQHEKSYFEQHVTLRRAESYVPGTRFQAETTSKLTGFDARVQGQRALAARPLPRSHSPHASHLLFM, from the coding sequence ATGGCTATGGTTACCTTAAAATCGACTAGCATGGCGAACATATCGCAAACTTTTCCATTCGAGAACAACGCCGCCAACCGTGATGCCTCCTTTTCGTCATACTTGAGCGGCAATGAGGAAGCCTTCGTGCGTAAACTTGCCGATCAGGTGAGCAAGGAGCAGCAGCAGCATAACAATAACAATCACTTGGGTACAAAGAAGGAAGCAGCTGACGACGAAGAAATTGGAGTTTTTGGAGCTGAAAAATACTTCAATGGAGTGATGGATGAGGAGACGAGCGTGACAAGCTCGAAAagcggcagcagcagcagcacgaAGAAATACCATCACAACAAGGATAAACCAGTGAGTATGGATCACATGAAGATAAGGGTTCAGCCGGGGACTCCGAGTGTTGAATCGAGCTTGAACAGCCAAAGCGCCTTGCTTCGAAGTGCGTCGAGAAATCCTTACCGGACAAACACAAGTGAGGGACACAGACAGAGGAAGAACTTCTTTGCCAGCCTTGGCTGCAATTGTTCGTGTTTGGATAAGAATTCGGTTGATGTGGATGAACACATCGGAGAAATCAGCTTCAAGAAGAACAACCATGGTGCAAACACAGGCTGCTCGATTACACCAATCGATCATAAACCTCCCGGCGTGGCGGACATTGTTGATGAAGTTATAGTTGATATGAACAAAAGCAAAAAGCTCGATAAGTTAGGAGTTGGGTCGGGAAGAGAGAACTGTTTTGCTTTCCCAACTTCAAAATACGGAGCGGGGAGTTTGCCGGCGAAGATGCTGCCTTTTCAGCAAGCAGAAGAGGAGGCGGAGAAAGTGAGGAAGTCTTTGGAAGTGTTTGGCTCCCCTGTGTTTGGGAAGCGAAACAAGTTTTTCGCCCTCGAAAAAAAGCTCACAATGCTGCCGTGGGATGAGTTTCCGGCGAATTCTGGCCATGTAATCTACAACAACGAGTCGGATAGTGATGCAAGTTCGGATCTTTTCGAGATTGAGAGCCTCACCGGCAGAGCAAACCCTTTTCTTGGGCGGCAAGCATCAGATGCCGGCTCTGTGACGCCAACGAATTGTTATGCGCCGAGTGAGGCGAGCATAGAGTGGAGTGTGGTCACTGCCAGCGTTGCTGACATCTCCATGATGTCCGATTTCGAAGATCACCAGAGACCAGCTAAAATGGCTCCAAATTCTACGAATGCCAAAGCAAGAATGAGCAAGGAAATTCCGAGGCACCGCGCCGGAGCGCTGTTGGGTTGTACGAGCCAGAAATCTGTGAAAGTTGCCGGAGATGCACACAGAAGTACATATCAACATGAGAAGAGCTATTTCGAACAGCACGTCACGCTCCGCCGGGCAGAATCATACGTGCCAGGGACAAGGTTTCAAGCGGAGACAACTAGTAAGCTTACAGGATTTGATGCCAGAGTCCAAGGGCAGCGTGCTCTTGCAGCACGGCCGCTCCCTCGTTCACATTCACCGCACGCTTCACATCTTTTGTTCATGTAG